AAGGAAAAATTTCATTACTTAATAAGTACAATTTATGATTCGAATAGTTTTATTGTGGAAAAGTATAGGTATTTGTAGGGCGGACTATCCTGCTGTGTCCGGTATTCAATGAAAATTGTATTGAAGACACATTTAGTTTAACTTTTGCTTCACACAAAATTTTTGAAAACTTAATCCGGCATTTGCAACTGGAATGATTAATTTTATAAGATGTGCAAAAATGTCAGCCATTTAACCGATGAAGAAATTGTTACAACGTATAGTACTTATTCTATCGCTGGTAATTGGATTTACGCTGTACACCAACGCAAACCACATTGTCGGCGGGGAACTTCAGATGCAGCGTACTGGCAGCGCAGGCACCTTTGAGATTACGCTTATCCAGTTCTGGGACCAAAATAACCTCATTATCCCTACGCCGAATACCACCGGAAACCGGGACTCCAAAGCTGACCTCTTCGTTTACCGCAAAAAGAATAACAATCTTGTCGAAAAGATTACCGTCAACTACGTCAATTCGCACTCGATCAGCTACCAAAATAAGGCCTGCGCCAGCAGCAGGTCACTTAACACGATTATTGGAATATATAAGGGAACAGTTAGCCTCAGCTCCCAGCGTTACAGCGACCCGGAAGGCTACTACATTGCCTGGGAGCGCTGCTGCCGTAATGATGATATCAATAACATTACCGAGCCGGGGGACAATGGAATGGTATTCTACCTGGAATTCCCGCCGGTCTCAGTTGCCAATTCTTCCCCTGAATTTGTCGCGCCAAACGGGCAGTACATTTGTAGCAACAGACCCTTTTCCATGAGTATGGCCGCGACCGACGCCGATGGGGACGAGCTCAGATACTCGTTAGTAACACCCATGCGCGGAACAACTGATTCCAACCAGCCTTACGGTACTGATGTTTTTAAAAGTAGTTATCCGCTGATTACCTGGTCAACGGGCATCTCTCTCTCCAATGTGATTCCGGGTTCAACTCCATTGAAAGTCAGTAGTACCGGACAACTTACCGTGAATGCCAATCGCATTGGTTTGTATGTATTCACGGTTCAATGTGAGGAGTATCGGAACGGTAAGCGAATCGGGCTCATCAGGCGGGACTTTCAGCTGCTCGTAATCGATTGCAATGATGACCTGCCTGAACAGCCTGTGATTACGCTCGCAGAACAGCCGGTGACACAAGTATCTTTCTGCCCCGAAAGTCCCATCGAGTTGAAAACGGAGAGTTCGAATGACTGGGCTTATCAGTGGCAGCTCAATGGATCAAATATTCCCGGTGAAGACGGTTCAAGCATTATGGTAAAAGATTCAGGGCAGTATTCGGTTGTGAAGAGTTATACCAAAAAATGTTCACGGGATACGACTTCGCTTGTAGTACATGCCCATTTCGCACCGCCAATAGACGCTGCTATTTCGGCGCTGAAAGAAGTTATTTGTGAAGGCGAATCGCTGGATCTGCAAGCGAATGGTGGTAATATTCCAGCCGGCCAGGCTATTCAATGGAGCAGGGATAATGTAATTTTAGCAGCTATATCTCCGACATTGCAGATTACCGAGGCGGGTACCTACACGCTGCGCATTACCAACGAAGTAAAAGGATGCAGCGGTAATGATACGATTATGATCAGCAAGGAGGCATTGTCTGTTTCACTGCCGGATAGAAAAGGTGTAGTAGAAGGCTCGAAAACAAAGCTTTCCCCGATGGTACTGCCTTTGACGGGTAGCTATATTTATGAATGGTCTCCGCCGCAAGGTCTGGTTTCGCCTTCCAATCAAATGGAGGCTACCGTGCAGCCAATGACAGAAACGTTATATAAACTGACTGTCGAGTCGGCGAATGGTTGTGTCGCAGAAGCCGCGGTACTGGTTTTTGTGATTGACAAAATGCACATTCCCACTGCATTTTCACCTAATCGCGACGGAGTGAATGATACCTTCGAAATATTTAACTCTAAGGAGCAGATCGTCGAAATGCGGATCTATAACCGTTGGGGACAAGTGATATTCAATTCTTCCGGGTATGATAAACCCTGGGACGGCACCTATCAAAATGAGCCGGTTCCCCCTGGTAGTTACCCATACCTTATTAGAACTCCCGAAACAGAAGTCATAGGCACTATTACGCTTTTGAAGTAATTGGGGTATGTTTTAATAATAACAAAATATTTAACGCTGTTAATTAAGCGTTTTTGAACTCCTGAAAAGTGCCATCTGAATAGAAAATCAGTACTTTCTCAATCTGCTTCTCCTGTTTTGGCTCCGGTTTTGGTTTCTGCACGTTTTCCTGTACCGGATGAGTTACCGCAACATTTTTTTTACGCAATTCTGGCGGGGCGGTTTGAGGGGTTGGAATGGCCACCGGTAGCACATCATCGTCTAGTATCCAGGTTATTCCAAGATCGGGATATCGCTTGATAATTTTCTGCACAATGTCCAGGCTTGGCTTATTCCTTCCGGCCAATATGTGGGACATGCTGGAACGCTGGATACCAATCTCATCTGCAAAGAGCGATGGCGTAATATTTTTGTCAATCAGTATCTGTTTAATTTTCTCACTTAAATCCATATAGGCTCATTCATACAATGTAGTTACAAATGTAATACATTATTTAAATAAGTAAATCAGGAAAACAGTTTAATTAAATAAATTTCAGAGATTTATTAATGTTAACTACATGCGTTTGAGCGATATATT
The genomic region above belongs to Dyadobacter pollutisoli and contains:
- a CDS encoding helix-turn-helix transcriptional regulator; translated protein: MDLSEKIKQILIDKNITPSLFADEIGIQRSSMSHILAGRNKPSLDIVQKIIKRYPDLGITWILDDDVLPVAIPTPQTAPPELRKKNVAVTHPVQENVQKPKPEPKQEKQIEKVLIFYSDGTFQEFKNA
- a CDS encoding gliding motility-associated C-terminal domain-containing protein, with product MKKLLQRIVLILSLVIGFTLYTNANHIVGGELQMQRTGSAGTFEITLIQFWDQNNLIIPTPNTTGNRDSKADLFVYRKKNNNLVEKITVNYVNSHSISYQNKACASSRSLNTIIGIYKGTVSLSSQRYSDPEGYYIAWERCCRNDDINNITEPGDNGMVFYLEFPPVSVANSSPEFVAPNGQYICSNRPFSMSMAATDADGDELRYSLVTPMRGTTDSNQPYGTDVFKSSYPLITWSTGISLSNVIPGSTPLKVSSTGQLTVNANRIGLYVFTVQCEEYRNGKRIGLIRRDFQLLVIDCNDDLPEQPVITLAEQPVTQVSFCPESPIELKTESSNDWAYQWQLNGSNIPGEDGSSIMVKDSGQYSVVKSYTKKCSRDTTSLVVHAHFAPPIDAAISALKEVICEGESLDLQANGGNIPAGQAIQWSRDNVILAAISPTLQITEAGTYTLRITNEVKGCSGNDTIMISKEALSVSLPDRKGVVEGSKTKLSPMVLPLTGSYIYEWSPPQGLVSPSNQMEATVQPMTETLYKLTVESANGCVAEAAVLVFVIDKMHIPTAFSPNRDGVNDTFEIFNSKEQIVEMRIYNRWGQVIFNSSGYDKPWDGTYQNEPVPPGSYPYLIRTPETEVIGTITLLK